From one Halosimplex rubrum genomic stretch:
- a CDS encoding ABC transporter permease subunit has product MSEESKVGNRPATDGSSPAAAVGGDAGDRTVRDRLRALRAVAQRAFDTVVRTRAYLALAAVYGLVVVALPLAGGVGGYLPLVLDLSTPVEVLVPLVAFGFGTWSVLADAASGELDAIRTFPVDRSTYVLGTFLGRAVGLLAAVLAPLLLLAVSVPIVREPSTAVFVSHATVDSPVYLARFVALTAAYALVALALAMAVSSLARSRRAAVAAAAVVALAAVVGVDALVILGLAEGFVGADALGVALGLSPTGAFRGLVLSTATGGVVSTGPPAANVAASVVGLAGWLAVGLAVATLGAWSSGGR; this is encoded by the coding sequence ATGAGTGAGGAGTCGAAAGTCGGGAACCGCCCGGCGACCGACGGCTCGTCGCCGGCGGCGGCCGTCGGCGGGGACGCGGGCGACCGAACGGTCCGCGACCGGCTACGGGCGCTCCGGGCGGTCGCCCAGCGGGCGTTCGACACCGTCGTCCGGACGCGCGCGTACCTCGCGCTGGCCGCCGTCTACGGACTCGTCGTCGTCGCGCTCCCGCTCGCCGGCGGAGTCGGGGGCTACCTCCCGCTCGTGCTCGACCTGTCGACGCCGGTCGAGGTCCTCGTCCCGCTGGTCGCTTTCGGGTTCGGGACCTGGAGCGTCCTCGCGGACGCGGCCAGCGGGGAACTCGACGCGATCCGGACCTTCCCGGTCGATCGCTCGACGTACGTCCTCGGGACGTTCCTCGGCCGGGCGGTGGGGCTGCTCGCCGCGGTTCTCGCGCCGCTCCTGCTGCTCGCCGTCTCGGTCCCGATCGTCCGGGAGCCGTCGACGGCCGTGTTCGTCTCCCACGCCACGGTCGACTCGCCGGTCTACCTCGCGCGGTTCGTCGCGCTGACGGCCGCCTACGCGCTGGTCGCGCTCGCGCTCGCGATGGCCGTCTCGTCGCTCGCCCGCTCGCGGCGCGCCGCCGTCGCGGCCGCCGCCGTCGTCGCGCTCGCGGCCGTCGTCGGCGTCGACGCGCTGGTGATTCTCGGCCTCGCGGAGGGGTTCGTCGGCGCCGACGCGCTCGGCGTCGCGCTCGGGTTGAGCCCCACCGGCGCGTTCCGCGGGCTGGTCCTGTCGACGGCCACCGGCGGGGTCGTCTCGACCGGCCCGCCCGCCGCGAACGTCGCCGCCAG
- a CDS encoding ABC transporter ATP-binding protein, protein MTDRDRPTTETVSSGDGTTERAPGEDDGDSDAPVDREADGDEPVEEAGDPDGADEALVVDGVARSFGDVSVLSSVSFAAQRGTVACLVGPNGSGKTTLLRVVAGLLAPDAGSVSLPAGGDRAVGYLAQTPAFRPQFTLAETLAFYGDLAGVDAEPAAVLERVGLEAVADRRVGALSGGMTRLFGIAVATVGDPPVLVLDEPSSGLDPTMTEHVGSVVRGLADEGRTVLLATHELGTVDRVGDTVLVLDDGAIQVAAPPDELRRETGSETLTHAVNQYIHGEDGDLTVRAGTWEGTDE, encoded by the coding sequence ATGACTGACAGAGACCGGCCGACGACGGAGACGGTATCGAGCGGCGACGGGACGACCGAACGAGCCCCCGGAGAGGACGACGGCGACTCCGACGCGCCGGTCGACCGGGAGGCGGACGGCGACGAACCGGTCGAGGAAGCGGGCGACCCCGACGGGGCCGACGAGGCGCTCGTCGTCGACGGCGTCGCCCGGTCGTTCGGCGACGTGAGCGTCCTCTCGTCGGTGTCGTTCGCCGCCCAGCGCGGGACGGTCGCCTGCCTGGTCGGTCCGAACGGCTCCGGGAAGACCACGCTGTTGCGCGTGGTGGCCGGTCTGCTCGCGCCGGACGCCGGGTCCGTCTCGCTCCCGGCCGGCGGCGACCGGGCGGTCGGGTACCTGGCCCAGACGCCGGCCTTTCGCCCGCAGTTCACGCTCGCCGAGACGCTGGCGTTCTACGGCGACCTCGCCGGAGTCGACGCGGAGCCGGCGGCGGTGCTGGAGCGGGTCGGCCTCGAAGCGGTCGCCGACCGCCGCGTCGGGGCGCTGTCCGGCGGCATGACCCGCCTGTTCGGCATCGCGGTGGCGACGGTCGGCGACCCGCCGGTGCTCGTCCTCGACGAGCCCTCCAGCGGCCTCGACCCGACGATGACCGAGCACGTGGGCTCGGTCGTCCGAGGGCTGGCCGACGAGGGCCGGACGGTCCTGCTCGCGACCCACGAGCTGGGTACCGTCGACCGCGTCGGCGACACCGTGCTCGTCCTCGACGACGGGGCGATCCAGGTCGCGGCCCCGCCCGACGAGCTGCGCCGGGAGACCGGCTCCGAGACGCTCACCCACGCGGTCAACCAGTACATCCACGGCGAGGACGGCGACCTGACCGTCCGCGCCGGGACCTGGGAGGGGACCGATGAGTGA
- a CDS encoding NosD domain-containing protein, which produces MDARIAGAVVLAVVLVGAAGFLVGTGGGEVRPVDFGETLRMGMTGVDVRTAEARGYDIPRAQVFYGQYEYVVGYYGVESLVSQLSSGTARRQFGDPLAVFVTDFSGAGPSLVDGGHLDVSTDPAVGWVRADGAVYVVDSGARTSAGPTAVPFSDRSDARAFADEYGGRPVSWDALPEAVDSAGRATEASFRESVRNRSAWADRTVAARRALRQRPVSVVVGEDAPDLSAAVAAAPPNTTVRLPPGRYDPNLTVEKPVTIRGSGPETVLDGGGNGTVLRVDADRVAVTSLSIAGVGSVGSRSPPEDATGPLATTLVYARSDAGVAFVGSNESLVADVRVDTASTGVTLRHSDRSVVRNLTVRGADTIAEGSMGVLPISSRVVVEDTETRGGRDGVYTHRARGSVIRDNRMVGGRYGVHEMYTSDLLVANNTIRETEGAVVLMTRPANNAVVDNRAVDNRAGILAVGDASLFADNVVADNRIGFNLGSTRSLVTNNTVADNRIGFRGVTLLPTNDVVGNDVVGNERPAVASGGPVHVWTVDGRGNYWGPVPGLDRDRDGAVDRPFRPTGRVDVVASRAPGGPTLSRAPALGLFRTVAGSVPGLRGGGAVDTAPRTDPVRPDRLREVRNGTHD; this is translated from the coding sequence ATGGACGCACGGATCGCCGGGGCTGTCGTGCTCGCGGTCGTGCTGGTCGGCGCCGCCGGGTTCCTGGTCGGGACCGGCGGCGGCGAGGTGCGACCGGTCGACTTCGGGGAGACGCTGCGGATGGGGATGACCGGCGTCGACGTGCGGACCGCCGAGGCTCGCGGCTACGACATCCCGCGGGCGCAGGTCTTCTACGGCCAGTACGAGTACGTCGTCGGCTACTACGGCGTCGAGTCGCTCGTCTCGCAGCTTTCGAGCGGGACGGCCCGCCGCCAGTTCGGCGACCCGCTCGCCGTCTTCGTGACCGACTTCTCCGGAGCCGGTCCCTCGCTCGTCGACGGCGGCCATCTCGACGTGAGCACCGACCCCGCCGTCGGCTGGGTGCGGGCCGACGGCGCGGTCTACGTCGTCGACAGCGGCGCGCGAACGTCGGCCGGCCCCACCGCGGTCCCGTTCTCCGACCGCTCGGACGCCCGCGCGTTCGCCGACGAGTACGGCGGTCGGCCGGTGTCGTGGGACGCGCTCCCCGAGGCCGTCGACTCGGCCGGTCGCGCGACCGAGGCGTCGTTCCGCGAGTCGGTCCGGAACCGCTCGGCGTGGGCCGACCGCACCGTCGCGGCGCGGCGCGCGCTCCGCCAGCGGCCGGTCTCGGTCGTCGTCGGTGAGGACGCCCCCGACCTGTCGGCCGCCGTCGCGGCCGCCCCGCCGAACACGACGGTTCGACTGCCGCCGGGCCGCTACGACCCGAACCTGACCGTCGAGAAGCCGGTGACGATCCGCGGCTCGGGACCGGAGACGGTCCTCGACGGCGGCGGGAACGGCACCGTCCTGCGGGTCGACGCCGACCGGGTCGCGGTCACGTCGCTGTCGATCGCCGGCGTCGGGTCCGTCGGGTCCCGCTCGCCGCCGGAGGACGCTACCGGCCCCCTCGCGACCACCCTCGTCTACGCCCGGAGCGACGCGGGGGTCGCGTTCGTCGGGTCCAACGAGTCGCTCGTCGCCGACGTGCGCGTCGACACCGCGTCGACGGGCGTCACTCTCCGCCACAGCGACCGCTCGGTCGTCCGGAACCTCACGGTCCGGGGGGCGGACACCATCGCCGAGGGGTCGATGGGGGTGTTGCCCATCTCGTCGCGCGTCGTCGTCGAGGACACGGAGACCCGCGGCGGCCGCGACGGCGTCTACACCCACCGCGCCCGCGGCAGCGTGATCCGTGACAACCGCATGGTCGGCGGCCGCTACGGCGTCCACGAGATGTACACGTCGGACCTGCTCGTGGCGAACAACACGATCCGCGAGACGGAGGGCGCGGTCGTCCTCATGACCCGGCCGGCGAACAACGCCGTCGTGGACAACCGCGCGGTCGACAACCGGGCGGGGATCCTCGCCGTCGGCGACGCGTCGCTGTTCGCCGACAACGTGGTGGCGGACAACCGGATCGGGTTCAACCTCGGGTCCACGCGTTCGCTGGTGACGAACAACACCGTCGCGGACAACCGGATCGGGTTCCGCGGGGTGACGCTGCTGCCGACCAACGACGTGGTCGGCAACGACGTGGTCGGCAACGAGCGGCCGGCGGTGGCGTCGGGCGGTCCCGTCCACGTCTGGACGGTCGACGGCCGCGGCAACTACTGGGGACCGGTCCCGGGGCTCGACCGCGACCGCGACGGGGCCGTCGACAGGCCCTTCCGCCCGACGGGGCGCGTCGACGTGGTCGCCAGTCGCGCTCCGGGGGGGCCGACGCTCTCGCGGGCGCCGGCGTTGGGCCTGTTCCGGACGGTCGCCGGGAGCGTGCCCGGCCTCCGCGGGGGCGGCGCCGTCGACACCGCGCCGCGGACCGACCCCGTCCGCCCGGACCGACTGCGGGAGGTGCGAAACGGAACGCATGACTGA
- a CDS encoding nitrous oxide reductase accessory protein NosL, whose product MCRHTHRTGEERARGPEARDGRETDRGETAAVDSVRRRPLLVSGAAALAALAGCGSSDSGDAPEPVDLTTEDRCDVCGMVIPNHPGPSAEIFYADNRPSGHDDPARFDSTWEAFQYDFERNDRGWDREAFYVTDYSEVDYSVTEEGGDSVVSTHPDAGAFADAESVTFVVGSEVKGAMGRDLIAFSEGSDAEAFADEHGGSLAALGDVTPETIAQLGRA is encoded by the coding sequence ATGTGCCGACACACTCATCGGACGGGAGAGGAGCGTGCCCGCGGACCGGAGGCCCGCGACGGGCGGGAGACGGATCGGGGTGAGACGGCCGCGGTCGATTCGGTCCGCCGCCGGCCGCTGCTCGTCAGCGGTGCGGCGGCGCTCGCGGCGCTCGCGGGCTGTGGGAGTTCCGACTCGGGCGACGCGCCCGAACCCGTCGACCTGACGACCGAGGATCGGTGTGACGTGTGCGGGATGGTGATCCCGAACCATCCGGGCCCGAGCGCCGAGATATTCTACGCGGACAACCGACCGTCGGGCCACGACGACCCGGCGCGGTTCGACAGCACCTGGGAGGCGTTCCAGTACGACTTCGAGCGCAACGACCGGGGGTGGGACCGCGAGGCGTTCTACGTCACCGACTACTCCGAAGTCGACTACTCGGTCACCGAGGAGGGCGGGGACTCGGTCGTCTCCACCCACCCGGATGCGGGGGCGTTCGCCGACGCCGAGTCGGTCACCTTCGTCGTCGGATCCGAGGTCAAGGGGGCGATGGGCAGAGACCTGATCGCCTTCTCGGAGGGGAGCGACGCCGAGGCCTTCGCCGACGAGCACGGCGGATCGCTCGCCGCGTTGGGTGACGTGACCCCCGAGACCATCGCACAGCTCGGCCGGGCCTGA
- a CDS encoding DEAD/DEAH box helicase: protein MTDAGAAGDASAPGESTGGDPDGSGAGSGDPAAFAALGSEVRDALSERGFTTPTEPQREAVPPLVDGENVLVVAPTGTGKTETAMLPVLDALEGEERFGIGALYITPLRALNRDMRERLEWWGERLDLDVQVRHGDTTDYQRQKQADDPPDVLVTTPETLQAMLTGSKLRTALADVDHVVVDEVHELAVSKRGAQMTVGLERLVELADDFQRIGLSATVGDPREVGRFLTGDRGCSVVEIDVGSRLDVRVRSPEITDEDERLAGELMTEPEFASHVRHITELVDEYESSLIFVNTRQLAEALGSRFKELDANIGVHHGSLAKESRIEVEDDFKAGELDGLLCTSSMELGIDVGHVDHVIQYNSPRQVTRLLQRVGRAGHRRDQVSRGTVVTTHPDDTLEALAIARKARSGEVESADIHDGSLDTVANQIAGLVMDFGEIRAMRAYEILTRAHPFRDLGEREFKSVVRELAGNEVVWLEEDVDEIQKRRGTWQYFYHNLSMIPDEATYSVEDVASGRDVGTLDERFVVNFATPGEIFIQRGEMWRITEIDEEEETVTVSPVEDPGGEVPSWTGSEIPVPYAVAQEVGEMRGIAGRQFRSGADTDAVAREFTARYDGDADTIAVGLEQLADHDPDHPVPTDDTVLIEFRGRELVVNAAFGHKINETLGRLLSALLGQATGSSVGMEIDPYRIELEVPRNASATDALDVLEDTDPDHVADLVELSLKNADSLKFKVAQVATKFGALKRWRGRGSSNRFGRDRLMDALEDTPVYDEAVREILHEELDVEGAAEVLERVQSGDLSVELLGDRTPIGLGGRSAGQELLSPDHADASVIQTVKERIRSDRVILFCLHCREYERKPVKRVRENPECPDCGSTRIAALNPWADEVVSAVKATEKDDEQEKMTERAYKSASLVQAHGKRAVIALAARGVGPRNAARIINKLREDEEEFYRDILRREREYARTRSFWD, encoded by the coding sequence ATGACAGACGCCGGAGCGGCCGGTGACGCGAGCGCCCCGGGCGAGTCGACGGGCGGGGACCCCGACGGGAGCGGCGCCGGCTCGGGCGACCCGGCGGCGTTCGCCGCCCTGGGGTCGGAGGTCCGGGACGCGCTCTCCGAACGGGGGTTCACGACGCCGACGGAGCCACAGCGCGAGGCCGTCCCGCCGCTGGTCGACGGCGAGAACGTCCTCGTCGTGGCCCCGACCGGGACCGGCAAGACCGAGACGGCGATGCTCCCCGTCCTCGACGCGCTGGAAGGGGAGGAGCGGTTCGGCATCGGCGCGCTCTACATCACGCCGCTCCGGGCGCTCAATCGCGACATGCGCGAGCGCCTGGAGTGGTGGGGCGAGCGGCTGGATCTCGACGTGCAGGTCCGCCACGGCGACACCACGGACTACCAGCGTCAGAAACAGGCCGACGACCCGCCGGACGTGCTCGTCACGACGCCCGAGACCCTGCAAGCGATGCTGACGGGGTCGAAACTCCGGACCGCGCTGGCCGACGTGGACCACGTCGTCGTCGACGAGGTCCACGAACTCGCCGTCTCCAAGCGCGGCGCGCAGATGACCGTCGGGCTCGAACGACTGGTCGAACTCGCCGACGACTTCCAGCGGATCGGTCTGTCGGCGACGGTGGGCGACCCCCGGGAAGTCGGCCGTTTCCTCACCGGCGACCGCGGCTGCTCGGTCGTCGAGATCGACGTGGGTAGCCGCCTCGACGTGCGCGTCCGCTCTCCGGAGATAACCGACGAGGACGAGCGGCTCGCCGGCGAGTTGATGACCGAACCGGAGTTCGCGAGTCACGTCCGACACATCACGGAGCTCGTCGACGAGTACGAGTCGTCGCTGATCTTCGTCAACACCCGACAGCTCGCGGAGGCGCTCGGTTCGCGGTTCAAGGAGCTCGACGCGAACATCGGCGTCCACCACGGCTCGCTCGCCAAGGAGTCCCGCATCGAGGTGGAAGACGACTTCAAGGCCGGCGAGCTGGACGGCCTGCTCTGTACCTCCTCGATGGAGCTGGGGATCGACGTGGGCCACGTCGACCACGTGATCCAGTACAACAGCCCGCGGCAGGTGACGCGCCTGCTCCAGCGGGTCGGGCGCGCGGGCCACCGCCGCGACCAGGTCTCGCGAGGGACCGTCGTCACGACCCACCCCGACGACACGCTGGAGGCGCTCGCTATCGCCCGGAAGGCCCGCTCGGGCGAGGTCGAGTCGGCCGACATCCACGACGGCAGCCTCGACACCGTCGCCAACCAGATCGCCGGCCTGGTCATGGACTTCGGCGAGATCCGGGCGATGCGCGCCTACGAGATCCTCACGAGAGCGCACCCGTTCCGGGATCTGGGCGAGCGAGAGTTCAAGTCGGTCGTCCGCGAGCTGGCGGGCAACGAGGTCGTCTGGCTCGAGGAGGACGTCGACGAGATCCAGAAGCGCCGCGGCACCTGGCAGTACTTCTATCACAACCTCTCGATGATCCCCGACGAGGCGACCTACAGCGTCGAGGACGTGGCCAGCGGCCGCGACGTGGGCACGCTCGACGAGCGGTTCGTCGTCAACTTCGCGACGCCCGGGGAGATCTTCATCCAGCGCGGCGAGATGTGGCGCATCACCGAGATCGACGAGGAGGAGGAGACCGTCACCGTCTCGCCCGTCGAGGACCCCGGCGGCGAGGTGCCCTCCTGGACCGGCTCCGAGATCCCGGTCCCCTACGCCGTCGCCCAGGAGGTCGGCGAGATGCGCGGGATCGCCGGCCGACAGTTCCGGTCGGGCGCGGACACCGACGCCGTCGCCCGGGAGTTCACCGCCCGCTACGACGGCGACGCCGACACGATAGCGGTGGGCCTCGAACAGCTCGCCGACCACGACCCCGACCATCCGGTCCCCACCGACGACACCGTCCTGATCGAGTTCCGCGGGCGCGAACTCGTCGTCAACGCCGCGTTCGGCCACAAGATCAACGAGACGCTCGGGCGACTCCTCTCTGCGCTGCTCGGTCAGGCCACCGGCTCGTCGGTGGGCATGGAGATCGACCCCTACCGGATCGAGCTGGAGGTGCCCCGGAACGCCTCGGCGACCGACGCGCTCGACGTGCTCGAAGACACCGACCCCGACCACGTCGCCGACCTCGTCGAGCTCTCGCTGAAGAACGCCGACTCGCTGAAGTTCAAGGTCGCACAGGTCGCGACGAAGTTCGGCGCGCTCAAGCGCTGGCGCGGCCGCGGGTCGAGCAATCGCTTCGGGCGCGACCGCCTCATGGACGCCCTCGAGGACACGCCCGTCTACGACGAGGCCGTCCGCGAGATCCTCCACGAGGAACTCGACGTGGAGGGTGCAGCCGAAGTCCTCGAACGCGTCCAGTCGGGCGACCTCTCGGTCGAGTTGCTCGGCGACCGGACGCCGATCGGTCTCGGCGGGCGCAGCGCCGGCCAGGAGCTGCTCTCGCCGGACCACGCCGACGCGAGCGTCATCCAGACCGTCAAGGAACGCATCCGGAGCGACCGGGTGATCCTCTTCTGTCTGCACTGCCGGGAGTACGAGCGCAAGCCCGTCAAGCGCGTGCGCGAGAACCCGGAGTGCCCCGACTGTGGCTCGACGCGAATCGCCGCACTGAACCCCTGGGCAGACGAGGTCGTCTCGGCCGTGAAGGCGACCGAAAAGGACGACGAGCAGGAGAAGATGACCGAGCGGGCCTACAAGTCCGCGAGTCTGGTGCAGGCCCACGGCAAGCGGGCGGTGATCGCACTGGCCGCCCGCGGCGTCGGCCCGCGCAACGCCGCCCGGATCATCAACAAGCTCCGGGAGGACGAGGAGGAGTTCTACCGCGACATCCTCCGGCGGGAACGGGAGTACGCCCGCACCCGGAGCTTCTGGGACTGA
- a CDS encoding ABC transporter ATP-binding protein: protein MSTDQAIDSEYIERHREEIDHPLWQLFMRFGHGNRRWFVVGVLASIGSRFLSLVPPVILGVAIDSIFRDTTPFSLPYVPGGWLPDTTMGQLWFSIGLMGVAMVGQALLIFVRASSLNLFSHRVKHEARTATYQQMQRLDMDFFNEVQTGELISILSNDTNRLEQFLDSMMGEMIQLIVLMLGTAVILAALNIELALVTLTVIPFSAVFTYWYMQLAEERYADIRESVGDLNSRLENNLNGIQVIKSSNTEEYEDGRVEEHSYKYFRLDWLALRLGFVYRPGLRVLTSLAFIATFIVGGIWLIQGPPGPFSSELTAGTLVTFLLMTQRLVNPLAQMGNIIERYEDAKASTKRILGLMSLPVRIQDKPDATDLGDVDGHVEYDGVTFSYDEDEVVLDDIDVDVEPGETVGLVGPTGAGKTTIVKLLLRLYDVNEGEVRVDGTDVRDATLASLRGSMGYVGQDNFLFDGTIAENVKYGQFDATREEVVEACKRAEAHEFITNLPEGYDQDIGERGVKLSGGQRQRVAVARTILQHPAIMIFDEATSAVDTETEMLIQRSIDELAADRTTFIIAHRLSTVRDADTILVLDEGEIVERGTHEDLLEGDGLYANLWRVQAGEIEDLPEEFVEQASERVAQQALDAAEDD, encoded by the coding sequence GTGAGCACAGACCAAGCGATAGATTCGGAGTACATCGAGCGACACCGCGAGGAGATAGACCACCCGCTGTGGCAGCTGTTCATGCGGTTCGGCCACGGCAACAGGCGGTGGTTCGTGGTCGGCGTCCTCGCGAGCATCGGGTCGCGGTTCCTCTCGCTGGTGCCCCCGGTTATCCTCGGGGTCGCCATCGACTCGATCTTCCGCGACACGACACCGTTCTCGCTGCCGTACGTTCCGGGCGGATGGCTGCCCGACACCACGATGGGACAGCTCTGGTTCTCCATCGGCCTCATGGGCGTCGCGATGGTCGGCCAGGCGCTGCTCATCTTCGTCCGCGCGTCCTCGCTGAACCTCTTCTCCCACCGCGTGAAACACGAGGCCCGGACCGCGACCTACCAGCAGATGCAACGGTTGGACATGGACTTCTTCAACGAGGTCCAGACGGGCGAGCTCATCTCGATCCTCTCGAACGACACCAACCGGCTGGAGCAGTTCCTCGACTCGATGATGGGCGAGATGATCCAGCTGATCGTCCTCATGCTCGGGACGGCCGTCATCCTCGCGGCCCTCAACATCGAGCTCGCCCTGGTGACGCTGACCGTCATCCCGTTCTCGGCGGTGTTCACCTACTGGTACATGCAACTCGCCGAGGAGCGCTACGCCGACATCCGCGAGTCGGTCGGCGACCTCAACAGCCGCCTGGAGAACAACCTCAACGGTATTCAGGTCATCAAGTCCTCCAACACGGAGGAGTACGAGGACGGGCGCGTCGAGGAACACTCCTACAAGTACTTCAGGCTCGACTGGCTCGCGCTCCGACTGGGCTTCGTCTACCGCCCGGGCCTGCGCGTGCTGACCTCGCTGGCGTTCATCGCGACGTTCATCGTCGGCGGGATCTGGCTCATCCAGGGACCGCCGGGGCCGTTCTCCAGCGAACTCACCGCCGGGACGCTCGTCACGTTCCTGCTGATGACCCAGCGGCTGGTCAACCCGCTCGCGCAGATGGGCAACATCATCGAGCGATACGAGGACGCCAAGGCCTCGACCAAGCGTATCCTCGGCCTCATGAGCCTGCCCGTCCGCATCCAGGACAAGCCCGACGCGACCGATCTGGGCGACGTCGACGGGCACGTCGAGTACGACGGTGTGACCTTCAGCTACGACGAGGACGAGGTCGTCCTCGACGACATCGACGTCGACGTGGAGCCGGGCGAGACGGTCGGGCTCGTCGGCCCGACGGGCGCGGGGAAGACGACCATCGTCAAACTGCTGCTACGCCTCTACGACGTGAACGAGGGGGAGGTCCGCGTCGACGGGACGGACGTGCGCGACGCGACCCTCGCCTCGCTCCGGGGATCGATGGGCTACGTCGGCCAGGACAACTTCCTGTTCGACGGCACCATCGCCGAGAACGTCAAGTACGGCCAGTTCGACGCCACCCGGGAGGAGGTCGTCGAGGCCTGCAAGCGCGCCGAGGCCCACGAGTTCATCACGAACCTCCCCGAGGGCTACGACCAGGACATCGGCGAGCGCGGCGTGAAACTGTCGGGCGGCCAGCGCCAGCGCGTCGCCGTCGCCCGGACGATCCTCCAGCACCCCGCGATCATGATCTTCGACGAGGCGACCTCGGCGGTCGACACGGAGACGGAGATGCTGATCCAGCGCTCCATCGACGAGCTCGCGGCCGACCGCACGACCTTCATCATCGCCCACCGGCTCTCGACGGTCCGGGACGCAGACACCATCCTCGTCCTCGACGAGGGCGAGATCGTCGAGCGGGGCACCCACGAGGACCTGCTGGAGGGCGACGGCCTCTACGCGAACCTCTGGCGCGTCCAGGCCGGCGAGATCGAGGACCTCCCCGAGGAGTTCGTCGAGCAGGCCAGCGAGCGGGTCGCCCAGCAGGCGCTCGACGCGGCCGAGGACGACTGA
- a CDS encoding type II toxin-antitoxin system HicB family antitoxin, which produces MSKGVEPTITLTDEGDWWVARDTESGVTSQGRTKEAALENLDEALAGYRGAGSEPTDEELREAGIDPENNESGSLEDSDIFE; this is translated from the coding sequence ATGAGCAAGGGCGTCGAACCGACGATCACACTCACCGACGAGGGCGACTGGTGGGTCGCCAGGGATACCGAGTCGGGCGTCACGTCGCAGGGGCGGACGAAAGAAGCCGCCCTGGAGAACCTCGACGAAGCGCTCGCGGGGTACCGCGGCGCGGGATCGGAGCCAACCGACGAGGAGCTTCGAGAGGCGGGGATCGATCCCGAGAACAACGAGTCCGGGTCCCTCGAAGACTCCGATATCTTCGAATGA
- a CDS encoding type II toxin-antitoxin system HicA family toxin codes for MTRGPFSGREVVKVMVNSGIYEWERTNGDHAILRWEPPDDHDSAARTVPVPLHDEVGTGTLRDIAEQAGARDFGRFCEWIDRNR; via the coding sequence ATGACGCGCGGTCCGTTCTCCGGGCGAGAGGTCGTGAAGGTGATGGTCAACAGCGGGATCTACGAGTGGGAGCGGACGAACGGTGACCACGCGATCCTCCGCTGGGAGCCGCCCGACGACCACGACTCGGCCGCACGGACGGTCCCAGTCCCGCTCCACGACGAGGTCGGGACCGGAACGCTCCGGGACATCGCCGAGCAGGCCGGTGCGCGGGACTTCGGGCGATTCTGCGAGTGGATCGACCGAAACCGATAG